A region from the Antennarius striatus isolate MH-2024 chromosome 24, ASM4005453v1, whole genome shotgun sequence genome encodes:
- the LOC137591600 gene encoding trace amine-associated receptor 13c-like has translation MEGIAGGAQRCFPNLNFSCRRLRRPLPETATLYTAMALVSLVTVTLNLMVVISISHFRQLHTPTNILLLSLAVSDLVVGALAMPIEGLRYVETCWLLGRLMCAVTPYVSYCLLSASVGNMVLISVDRYLAICDPLLYGTKVTLNRVKILICLCWACSLVYNGCILIGHLEQPGRFSSCHGECVVVISHVSGMLDLFVTFIGPSTVMVVLYLRVFGVAVSQMRVIRRQIAATAASAPPPRKSERKAAVTLGIVVTVFLMCFCPYYFPTIVGIDTSNSLSYFAVLSWIMLLNSCMNPLIYAMFYSWFRKAIKLIITLRILQPHSRESNIM, from the coding sequence atgGAAGGCATCGCCGGGGGCGCTCAGCGCTGCTTCCCCAACCTCAACTTCTCCTGCCGGCGGCTGCGGCGTCCCCTCCCGGAGACGGCCACGCTCTACACCGCCATGGCGCTGGTCTCCCTGGTCACCGTGACGCTCAACCTGATGGTGGTCATCTCCATCTCACACTTCCGGCAGCtgcacacccccaccaacaTCCTGCTGCTGTCGCTGGCCGTGTCCGACCTGGTGGTGGGGGCGCTGGCGATGCCGATCGAGGGTCTGCGCTACGTGGAGACCTGCTGGCTGCTGGGGAGGCTGATGTGTGCCGTGACCCCGTACGTCTCCTACTGCCTGCTGTCTGCCTCCGTGGGCAACATGGTGCTGATCTCCGTAGACCGCTACCTGGCCATCTGCGACCCACTGCTCTACGGCACCAAGGTCACCCTGAACCGGGTTAAAATCCTAATCTGCTTATGCTGGGCCTGCTCGCTCGTTTACAACGGCTGCATCCTCATTGGTCACCTGGAGCAGCCGGGGCGGTTCAGCTCGTGTCACGGGGAGTGTGTGGTGGTGATCAGCCACGTGTCAGGCATGTTAGATCTCTTCGTCACCTTCATCGGCCCCAGCACCGTCATGGTGGTCCTGTACCTCAGGGTGTTCGGGGTCGCCGTCTCTCAGATGCGTGTCATTCGCAGGCAGatcgccgccaccgccgcctcGGCGCCGCCCCCCAGAAAGTCAGAGAGGAAAGCTGCCGTGACGCTCGGTATCGTGGTGACTGTGTTTCTAATGTGTTTCTGCCCATATTACTTCCCCACCATCGTCGGCATAGACACGTCCAACAGCCTGTCCTATTTCGCCGTGCTGTCTTGGATCATGTTGCTCAACTCCTGCATGAACCCTCTGATTTACGCTATGTTCTACAGCTGGTTTAGAAAAGCCATTAAACTCATCATCACCCTCAGAATCCTGCAGCCGCACTCCCGGGAGTCAAACATCATGTAG